Proteins co-encoded in one Daphnia carinata strain CSIRO-1 chromosome 3, CSIRO_AGI_Dcar_HiC_V3, whole genome shotgun sequence genomic window:
- the LOC130685501 gene encoding glutamate--cysteine ligase catalytic subunit-like: protein MGLLSEGSPLSWPETKKLADHVREHGITQFINLYTLLKDKQGDVLKWGDEIEYMLVKFNHEEKKAQLSLRAQELLPVLQTTEKETPEKASSLWRPEFASYMIEGTPGKPYGGLLAHFNIVEANMKNRRKEVSALLEKDEHILSITAFPRLGCEGFCVPKAKPDPVNSASRSLFFPDEAIYLAHPRFRTLTRNIRERRGEKVAINVPIFKDVNTPSPFEEDLSALGDDGEKGKNALPDHIYMDAMGFGMGQCCLQLTFQACNIKESRTLYDQLAPMCPIMLALTAASPIQHGYIADTDCRWNIISSSVDCRTREERGLEPLKTNRFRINKSRYDSIDSYLSPEGDRYNDIPLVIDQEAYQRMRDADIDHLLAQHIAHLFIRDPVSLFSEKINQNDEEDSDHFENLQSTNWQTMRFKPPPPKSTIGWRVEFRPCEAQITDFENAAYVCFIVLLTRVILTYRLNFLIPISKVDENMQRAQKRDAVLKEKFWFRKDLVTQNSSESIPNSVGTEQDDISVEMTIGEIINGKGDEFQGLLPLISSYLSSVEVDADTHCTIHQYLRLIQKRASGELMTIAHWMREFVIKHPDYKGDSVVSERINYDLLTTMDGIQNETIECPALLDHPRSKTQSSIPDPIRMAENCPSTC, encoded by the exons ATGGGTCTGTTATCTGAAGGAAGTCCATTGAGTTGgcctgaaacaaaaaagttagcAGATCATGTTCGTGAGCATGGGATTACTCAGTTCATAAATCTTTACACTCTATTAAAAGATAAACAAGGTGACGTGTTAAAGTGGGGAGATGAG attgAATACATGCTGGTTAAGTTCAAtcatgaagaaaagaaagcccAGCTCTCTCTTCGTGCCCAAGAACTTTTACCTGTTCTCCAAACAACTGAAAAGGAAACTCCAGA GAAGGCTTCTTCCTTGTGGAGACCTGAGTTTGCTAGTTACATGATTGAAGGTACTCCAGGGAAGCCATATGGAGGGCTACTGGCTCATTTCAATATTGTAGAGGCTAATATGAAAAATCGCCGCAAAGAG GTGTCAGCTTTGCTGGAAAAGGATGAACACATCCTTTCTATTACGGCATTCCCGCGCTTGGGTTGCGAAGGCTTTTGTGTCCCTAAAGCAAAACCAGATCCTGTGAATAGCGCGTCACGTTCATTATTTTTCCCGGACGAGGCTATTTATTTGGCACATCCACGGTTTCGGACATTAACCCGCAACATCCGCGAGCGGCGAGGCGAGAAAGTTGCTATCAATGTCCCAA TTTTTAAAGATGTAAATACCCCAAGTCCTTTCGAAGAAGATTTAAGTGCATTGGGAGATGATGgggagaaagggaaaaatgcaTTGCCAGATCATATATATATGGACGCTATGGGATTCGGAATGGGCCAATGCTGCCTGCAGCTGACTTTTCAAGCTTGCAATATCAAAGAATCTCGTACATTATACGATCAACTTGCACCCATGTGCCCAATTATGTTGGCTTTAACTGCCGCTTCGCCAATTCAGCATGGTTACATTGCTGACACGGATTGTCGGTGGAACATAATTTCTAGCTCAGTTGACTGCCGGACGAGAGAGGAAAGAGGTCTAGAACCGCTGAAGACGAATAGATTCCGAATTAACAAATCGCGATACGATTCGATCGATTCATATCTCTCTCCGGAAGGCGACCG ATACAACGATATACCACTGGTAATAGATCAAGAGGCTTACCAGCGAATGCGTGATGCTGATATTGATCATCTGTTAGCCCAACATATTGCACATCTTTTTATCCGGGATCCTGTGTCTCTGTTCAGTGAAAAGATTAACCAGAATGACGAAGAAGATTCGGATCACTTTGAG AACCTCCAGTCGACCAATTGGCAAACGATGCGCTTCAAGCCACCACCGCCGAAGAGCACCATAGGGTGGCGCGTTGAATTCCGACCCTGTGAAGCACAAATAActgattttgaaaatgcaGCCTACGTGTGCTTCATTGTTCTGTTAACACGAGTCATTCTTACCTACAGACTTAACTTCCTCATACCGATAAGTAAAGTGGACGAGAATATGCAAAGGGCCCAAAAGCGCGATGCGGTGCTGAAGGAAAAATTCTGGTTCCGGAAAGACCTGGTTACGCAAAACTCGTCAGAATCTATTCCTAATTCTGTAGGAACTGAACAAGACGACATTTCCGTAGAGATGACAATCGGAGAAATAATAAACGGAAAG gGAGACGAATTCCAGGGCTTATTACCTCTCATAAGCAGCTACCTGTCAAGTGTCGAAGTGGACGCTGATACCCATTGCACAATACATCAATACTTACGGCTTATTCAAAAACGTGCTAGTGGTGAGCTGATGACCATAGCTCACTGGATGCGGGAGTTTGTCATCAAACACCCCGACTACAA GGGTGATTCCGTAGTTAGTGAACGAATCAATTACGATTTGTTGACTACGATGGACGGCATTCAGAATGAAACTATTGAATGTCCAGCTTTGTTGGATCATCCGCGCAGCAAAACACAATCATCTATTCCGGATCCTATTAGAATGGCGGAAAATTGTCCATCAACTTGTTGA